The following are from one region of the Leptolyngbya iicbica LK genome:
- the obgE gene encoding GTPase ObgE, translated as MKFVDLAEVTVIGGKGGDGMVSFRREKYVPAGGPSGGNGGQGGSVYLIAESNLQTLLDFRFAHEFKAKPGARGGPSNRTGANGDDRYIEVPCGTTVYDAETDELIGDLITPKQTLCVAAGGKGGLGNKHFLSNRNRAPEYALPGLDGEVRRIRLELKLLAEVGIIGLPNAGKSTLISALSAARPKVADYPFTTLVPNLGVVRKPTGDGTVFADIPGLIAGAHAGLGLGHEFLRHIERTRLLLHLVDATAPDPLADYRTIQQELAAYGHDLSDRPQILALNKVDAMSPEDAAVLVELMAEATGKTVWAISAVTRQNLEDLLQTVWEALDALPSAAASLPAETPLSSPDSAPLATAELSLTSLEGQ; from the coding sequence GTGAAGTTTGTTGATTTAGCTGAAGTGACGGTCATTGGCGGCAAGGGCGGCGATGGCATGGTCTCTTTTCGGCGTGAAAAGTATGTCCCCGCGGGTGGACCTTCGGGGGGCAATGGGGGCCAAGGGGGTTCCGTTTATTTAATTGCGGAGTCTAACTTGCAAACGCTGTTGGATTTTCGGTTTGCCCATGAGTTCAAGGCGAAGCCGGGCGCACGCGGTGGCCCCAGCAATCGGACGGGCGCGAACGGCGACGATCGCTACATCGAAGTGCCCTGCGGCACGACCGTTTACGACGCCGAGACAGATGAGCTGATTGGTGATTTGATCACTCCGAAGCAGACGCTTTGTGTGGCGGCGGGCGGTAAAGGGGGCTTGGGCAACAAACATTTTCTCAGCAACCGTAATCGGGCTCCGGAGTATGCCCTGCCTGGCTTAGACGGCGAAGTCCGTCGCATTCGACTAGAGCTGAAGTTGCTAGCGGAAGTCGGCATTATTGGCTTGCCGAATGCCGGGAAGTCCACTCTAATTTCGGCCCTGTCGGCGGCTCGCCCCAAAGTGGCCGATTATCCGTTTACGACGCTAGTTCCCAACTTAGGCGTGGTGCGTAAACCCACGGGCGACGGCACGGTTTTTGCCGACATTCCTGGCCTGATTGCGGGTGCCCACGCGGGGTTGGGGCTGGGCCATGAGTTTTTGCGACACATTGAACGCACGCGACTGCTACTGCATTTGGTGGATGCCACCGCGCCTGATCCCCTGGCGGACTATCGCACCATTCAGCAGGAACTGGCTGCCTATGGCCATGACTTAAGCGATCGCCCGCAAATTTTGGCGCTGAATAAGGTTGATGCCATGTCACCGGAAGATGCGGCGGTCTTGGTCGAACTGATGGCAGAAGCCACGGGCAAAACGGTCTGGGCGATTTCTGCGGTGACCCGGCAAAATCTCGAAGATTTGTTACAAACGGTCTGGGAGGCATTGGACGCATTACCCAGTGCCGCTGCGAGTCTCCCCGCTGAGACCCCGCTGAGTAGTCCTGATTCGGCTCCCCTCGCCACGGCGGAGTTGTCGCTCACGAGTCTGGAAGGTCAATAG